GGAATGAGGATCTTCTTCTAACGCTCCCGCCCCACCCGTTCGGTGGAAAATGGGAGGCCGATGAAGCCTTGCCGGTATTCCATTTTGATCACCACTATGAGCCGCTGAAATTTGCGCCCCCCCGCGGTGTGTTCGAAGGGCCGAATTTGCGCCTGGAATGGCAAAACATGAACGGCCGTCAGCCGTTTTACCACCGCAACACAGATGCCGAAGAACTGTCTTTTCAGGTCTGCGGTGATCGGACGTTGATGACAGAGCTTGGCACGGTTGAGTTGAGGCCGGGTGACTTTTCAAGCATCCCCGTCGGCGTTGCGCACGACAACTTTGGCCGTGAAGACGTCCACCTGCTGATCTATCTGCACGGCCCGATGGAAACGACGATGGAACCGGCGTTTGTCAGCGAACATCTGGTGCCGCCCTTCGAGGGATGGAGCCCGGCGAATATGTCCGAGGCTACGACTTCTTGTTTGGGGGGGCCGCATTGTGATGTTTCGGTGTCGATGGCGCAGGAGGATCTGCTGCTTGACGCGGCAAAGACGCGCAGTGAGAGACTAGAAGTTCTTAGACCCGATGGCGCTCCTGGTGAGACCGATTGGATTTACAAAACCAAGCGGATTTGGGTCGGCAGCACGAAGCTCGATTCAACGGCACCACGGTTTTACCGCCGACACCGTGTCGCAGACGAAATCCAGTGTCAGATCATCGGCACGCGGACGCTGGTCACGCAACGCGGCACCGTTACGCTCAATCCGGGTGACTACGTTTCGATCCCGTTTGGCTGTGCGTTCGGAAGTTTCTCGGACGCGCCGTCACAGCATATTTCTATTCTGACGCAAGAGGAGGCACCGCCTGCGGCCGAACCCGCACGCTTTGCAGAAATGAACTCAGGTATTCGTTTGGGATAGGGCTCGCATCATTGGCCGTCAGGTCTGAATATCAGGGAGGGAAGAAAAATGGATATGCTAGCATATCGCGCGAACGGGGCGGATGTCCCTGCGGGATTGGAAACAGTGCCGGTGCCGGAGTGTGGACCCGGTGACGTCTTGATCAAGGTGAAATCGGCAGGGCTGGCACCCGGGGTTTTCACCCTTCTCAAGATGGGAATGCTGCATCAGGCACCGACAACCATTGGCCATGAAGGTGCCGGAATAGTAGAAGCAATCGGCGATCAGGTCCGCGACTTCAAGGTCGGGGATCGGGTCCGTATGCATCCGACGATGTCATGTGGCCGGTGCAAGCACTGTCTGACCGGGGTGGACCAAATGTGTGCCCAGGCAGCGATGGTTGGTTTCGTTGCTTTTGGACAAAACCCGGTTCCGGAATTTCGGGAATACCATCCGGGTGCTCTGGCGGAATATGTCCGCTTGCCCGCCAGATATGTCGACCCGCTTCCTGACAATGTCAGCTTTGACGTTGGATCAAAGGTGCAAGACCTTGCAAATGCGGTGCGTTGTCTGAAAGCGGCCAGCCTTTTGCCAGATGCAACTGTCATGATTTTTGCTGCCACCGGAACAATGGGCACAGCCGCGATAAAGCTCGCCCCGTTTTTCGGGATTTCCCGGTTGGTTCTTGTGGGCCGATCGTCAGAACGGCTCGAAAAACTGCGGGCCATTACGGATTTGCCAGTCGATCTTGTTGCCACCGATGTTTTCGAAGGGGAAGAAGATCCCGCGGCGGACCTTTCCGGCAAAGTCATGTCATTGCTGCCGGGTGGGGCTGATGCCATTCTCGATTTTGCACCTCAGGGGGCAAATTTCTGGCCGGCCGTGGCGGGTTTGGGAACGAATGGGGCTTTTGTTCACATGGGTGGCGCCACACAGCCTTTCCCGGTGCCCTTGATCGGGATGCTGCGCAATTGCTGGCGAGTCATCGCCACCCGCAACAATTCGCGCGAAGATGCACGGATGGTGCTGGAGCTGCTGGGATCAGGCAGGCTTGAAGTGGATGAGCTGGTGACGCACCGGTATCCGCTCAAGGAAGCAGAGACAGCAATTGAAGCAATGACATCACGCTCTCAGGCAATGTGGTGGGCCGTCGTTAATCCATAAGGAAACGAATATGACCAAGAACATGCACCCCGGCCCACGGATTGATAGAACCTACCGTCTGGATTTCATCGGCGATTGGGGTCAGGCAAACTTCCACCGCATCATGTCGTGGCTGACTCAGGAGTTCTGCGATCGTGCGGGTCCGAGAAGCCGGACCCGGATATCCAGTGTTCTGGGAGGTGGTCTTGAAGCGCTGACCGAAGTTCATGAAGGGGCGGCGGATCTCTGTCTTGTCACGCCGCACCTTTTGATGGCGCAGGCTCTGACAGGAGAGGGCATCTTCGCCGAGTTGGGCGCGATGCCGAATCTCAGGGCCTTGGCGGTGTTGCCGCAGGTGGACCGAATGATGCTGGCCGTTGCTCCTGAATTCGGAATCGAGAGCTTTGAGGATCTGCGCACCAAAAAGCCTGCACTGCGCTTTGTCACTTCTACAGATGCAGAAGGCAATTTCATTGGCTACGTGGCCACGCGCTTTTTGGCGGCGCATGGCATATCACGTGACATGATCACTGAATGGGGCGGTGAGATGATCACTGCGCACCGCCCTGATGAGTGCCTTGAACTGGTGCGTTTGGGCAAGGCGGATGCCGTTTTGCAAGAAGCGATCATGACACCCTGGTGGCGCAATCTGGTTGAAAGCGGCCAGATGCGCCCCGTTCCTGCAGAAGAGACCCCGCTTGAGGCTTTGACTGGCGAACTTGGCATGCCAGCGGCCACCATCCCTGCGGGCTATTGGTCAGGGTATGATACGCCGGTGCCCGCGTTGGATTTCTCGGATTTCATCATCGTCGTACGCGATGACATGCCCGAAGAGGTGGCGCATCTTCTGACCTGGTGTCTGGTCGAAACCCGCGGCGCAATTGAACAGCAGTACGCGCATATTCCACCAGACCGCAGCCCGCTGAGCTATCCTCTGCAGCCAGAAAAAATGCCCCGGACCGCGTTGCCGCTGCATCCCGGCGCCCAGCGATTTTATGAGGAAGCCGGGCTGCTGTCTTAGGGTAAAGAGCGCAGACAACAATCCCGAGTAAGATAAACAAAAGGCGGCCCAGCAAGGGCCGTCTTTTTTCACTTCTGGCGGGCCGGATTACTTTGGTGTCGCGCCCGCTGTCAGGCTTTGGATCACGGGCAACAGCCCTGCGATATTCCCAACCGGTTCAATCGCCGCGACGTAACGATCCCGGCGCAGCAACAGCGCATGCCCCAGACAGTCCCGGAACGGTTGCTGCGAGAAAAAGCGGCTGCGGTCGCGCAGGATCGGGAAGGCGGCGGTAACCGGATTGGTCCATTCTGGTGTCAGGCCGATGACCTCTGCTCCGGCACTGCGCAACTGCTCAATCAGTGCGGCATCCACAGCCCTATCCGGCGCTTCGTCAAAGACCAGTACAACAGGGCGATCCGGCAAACAGGCATCCAGCAGCCGTTCTTCACGCGACAGCGTGTTCACCAGGGGTTGCGGGATCATCCGGCCCACGGCACCTGCGCCAGCGCCGCTTGCAACCGGGCGGATCATACCGTCCGAGAACTTTGGCTTTGGCTTGTACTTCATCTGCGCAACATAGTCCCGCGCCGGGCCATAGAGGCCCAGCAGACGGAACCCGGTGCGGGTCATAAAACCGCGCAGCGCCGAATCCGGCATCATCACCTTGCCCATTTTCAACGCCAGTTCGATCATCGACCAGGCGTGGGGTTTGCGTTCTTTTTCATAACTGTCGAGCAGGGCTCCCGGATTAGCCATATCCAGAGCTTCAGCCAGCTTCCAAGCCAGGTTATGGGCATCCCGCAAGCCGCTGTTCATCCCCTGACCCGCGAAAGGTGGGGTCAGGTGTGCAGCGTCCCCAGCCAGAAAAACCCGCCCGACGCGCCATTTGCTGGCGATACGGGCGTGGAATGTATAGACCTTTTGACGCCGGATAGGCTCGTTTTCATCGGGGCCGGTCTCGGCCAGAAGTTTGCGGCCGAAAGCTTCTTCTTCGGCCTCTTCCACTGTTTCGCCGGGGTTGAGCTTGAACTCATAACGCCGAATGCCGCCGGGACCGGGCAGGGTAATGGCTGAACGCTTGGGCGCGCAGAAAACCTCGGTGTGAAAACAGCGGTTCTTCGTGGTTTCCAGATCAACGATCAGCCAGGGCTCTTCGAAAGTGGAGCCTTCGAGTTGAATATCAAGCGCCTTGCGGGCCTGGGATCGCCCGCCGTCAGCGGCCACCATGTAACGGGCGGTCACTGCTTGCGGCCCATCTGGGCCTGTCACTTCGGCCGTAACGCGATCCTCGCCTTGCTCAAAGCCGTCAAGCGTTATGCCAAATCGTGCCTCAACAGAGGCATGACGCGCCAAAGCCTTGCGCATGAGGGCCTCGAACTCGGGTTGTTCAAAGGCGTTTCGCTTGTCGAATCCGTACTCTTTGACGAAGGGCTTCACCTCGGCAAATTGCCGCCCGGATGGCCCCCGATAAAGGGAGCCATAACCTTTTGCCGTGATGGTGGCCACCTCGTCAGACAGCCCTGCGGCTTGCAGCGCGCGCATGGATTCGTCATCGATGGACACTGCCCTGGGTTCTTGCACGGTCGTTTTGTTGCGCTCTATGAGGATCGTTTTGATCCCCATAGAGCCCAGAAGATTGGTCAACAAAAGCCCCGTAGGTCCCGCCCCAATGACGAGAATATCAGTGTCCAGCGCTGTGCCCTGCATCTCAGGACGTGCTTTCTGCCATAATCGGATTGGTCAGCGTTCCAAGCATGCCAATCTCAACCTCAACCACGTCGCCGGGTTTCATATAGAGCGGCGGATCCCGCCGATCCCCGACCCCACCGGGGGTTCCGGTGACGATGACATCACCGGCGGAAAGCGGCGTGTAGGTGGAGATGTATGAAATCAACCGCTCAATCGGAAAAATGAGGTCTGAGAGGGTCGCATCCTGCATCACTTCGCCGTTCAGACGGGTCTGGATCGGCAGCTTGGTGTAATCGCCCACCTCATCGGCAGTGACCATGCAGGGGCCAAAACCACCGGTGCCGGGAAAGGTCTTGCCGGGCCCGAACTGATGCGTGTGGCGCTGCCAATCCCGAATGGTGCCGTCGTTGTAACAGGCATACCCCGCAACGTGGGACAGGGCCGTCTCTTCGGGGATGCAGCGGCCCCCGCGCCCGATGATGACGGCCAGTTCACCTTCGTAGTCGAGCTTGTCAGAGATGGCGGGCATGATCATCGGTTGACCATGGGCAATCTGGCTGTCGGGATACCGTGCGAACATCGTTGGATGTTTCGCATCGGGCCGTTTGGTTTCTGCGCGATGGGTTTCGTAATTCAGACCTACACAGAGGATTTTCCCAGCATCCGGGATGACAGGCAAAAGCACTGCATCGGTCAGGGTAAAATCTGGCGACCGCCCTTCTGTATAACGGGCCGCAGCCTCCATGAGATCGGCGGCAATCAACGCCTTGAGGCTTGTGACGTCCGGTCTGAGCTTGCCGGTCAGATCGACGATGCCGCCAGGAACCAGAGCGCCGACACCGGCCGCGCCCAGGCGTGTGAAGCTGATGAGTTTCATGTCTATTTCTCCGATTATGACCGCAAAACGGCGCGACCCCATTTGTTGAGCGTGCGTGCGTCCTGGGGCCAGTCGATAACGTCGCGGTCGTAGATGGTTTCCAGTTCACCTGAAATCTCGATCCAGTTGCCGTCCGGGTCGGTGTAAAACACAAACAGGTTATTGCCAGGTCCATGGCGGCCAGGCCCCCAGGTCAAAAGCACATCATTGGCAGAGAACCGGTCGCAGAACTGTTTGATGTTGTCCATCGTGCCCGCCTCATAGGAATGATGGTCCACGCCAGTGCGATCGGATTTGAAGCACGCGATCGTGTGATGTTCGTGGTTCGTCGTCGTAAAGATCGTGGCCGGTTCGCCATTTTCGTGCAGCACGCGATCGGACAGGAAAAAGCCAAGCTTATCGACGTAGAATTCTTTGAAACCTTCGATGTTCTGGGTCGCGAAGGTCAAATGCTGGGTTGGCGCATGGATGCCATCGCGTTCGGGCTTGTAAGAGACAGTGCGCGTTTTCGCCATCCCAAAGCAAATCAGATGTCCATCGTTGTCACGCACCGCAAAGGCCCCATCTTCGAAGTAGGGGGACACGTTATCGAGGATTTCCACCCCATTCGCCTCGGCCAGCGCACGCTGATCCGCAAGCACCCCGGCATTGCGATAAGCCAGCCCTGCATAGGCAAGCTTCTGGTCTTCACCTTTCACCGCCACGAAACGGCGCAGCGGACCAGTGCAGCGAAATTCGGTGTCGGAAATCTTCTCGACATCCATGTCCATGTTAGCGGCATAGAAATTGGCGAGGCGCTCAGGGTCTGAACTCTCGAAAGCGACGTGGTGCAGATAGGCTCCTGCCTGGACAGTGCTATGTGGCATCTCATTCCCCTCGTTGTATTATTATCGTATAATGGAAATAATGCACATAAGCAACAGTTGAAATGGCTTTAATATGGTAAATGGTTCATCCAGCGCTGCGTGCGGCAAGCCACGCCTTCACAATTTCCAGGGTCAGGTGATAACGATCCTGAAGCGGCCTGGTCGCGATGAACCTCCGGACTGCCTGGATCACCTCTGGGTCAGCCTGTCAAAAGAACGGACAATCGTTGCAGGTGCGAACATCGATCCGCAGCTTTTCAAAAAACCCATCCAAAACAAGGCAGCAGGTTTCGTTTTATTTTCCCCAGACCGGCATGGCTGGCCTGTTTTTCCCTGGATTTTACCGGTAAAAGGTAAAATCAGAATGTCATTCGAATTAGGGATATGCTGAGATGGTTGGGATTATGCGGTACATGCGGATTCTCGCGTTGTTCGACCAGAGAAATTCGACTTGGACGGTGACAGAGATTTCTAAGGAGCTCGACACCTCGGCAAGCACGCTTTACCGACTGATACGCGAGATGCTGGCGGCTGGATTGCTGGAAAGCACGGTCGAGTCGCGATATCGTCTGGGGCCGGTCTTTATCGAATATTACCGTCGGATCAAACTGACGGATCCTCTGGTCTTGTCCGGTTCGGAATTCCTTCGCCCACTGTTGGCGCAGATCGCTCTTCCTTGCGCCACAATCCTGGCGCGTCTGTATGGTAAGACCGTCATGTGTGTCGCCGAGGAACGGGCATTTAATGCGACGTTCGAGACAAGTTACGAACTTGGGCGCCCGATGCCGATCTTGCGCGGGGCAACATCCAAAGCCGTGCTTTCCACCCTTCCGAAGCGTCAGATCATTTCGTTGATTTCCCAGGAAGAGCCCACGGTTGATGCAGAGGCCGCCTATGCGGATCTCGCGAATATCAGAAAGGTGGCCATCAGCGAAACACACGGCGAGGTGGACACTGGATTGGTTGGGATCGCAGCCCCGTTGCGAAGTGCCGATCTGGGGATAAACGCCTCTCTTTCCGTTATCGTGGAAAGTTCCAACCTCAATGAGACGACACGCCCTCAAATCTATTCGGTTTTGAGCTCCACGGCGCGCATCATCGAGAGCTTTATGCTGGAACAGCCGATACATGT
The genomic region above belongs to Phaeobacter gallaeciensis DSM 26640 and contains:
- a CDS encoding VOC family protein, producing MPHSTVQAGAYLHHVAFESSDPERLANFYAANMDMDVEKISDTEFRCTGPLRRFVAVKGEDQKLAYAGLAYRNAGVLADQRALAEANGVEILDNVSPYFEDGAFAVRDNDGHLICFGMAKTRTVSYKPERDGIHAPTQHLTFATQNIEGFKEFYVDKLGFFLSDRVLHENGEPATIFTTTNHEHHTIACFKSDRTGVDHHSYEAGTMDNIKQFCDRFSANDVLLTWGPGRHGPGNNLFVFYTDPDGNWIEISGELETIYDRDVIDWPQDARTLNKWGRAVLRS
- a CDS encoding bifunctional 3-(3-hydroxy-phenyl)propionate/3-hydroxycinnamic acid hydroxylase translates to MQGTALDTDILVIGAGPTGLLLTNLLGSMGIKTILIERNKTTVQEPRAVSIDDESMRALQAAGLSDEVATITAKGYGSLYRGPSGRQFAEVKPFVKEYGFDKRNAFEQPEFEALMRKALARHASVEARFGITLDGFEQGEDRVTAEVTGPDGPQAVTARYMVAADGGRSQARKALDIQLEGSTFEEPWLIVDLETTKNRCFHTEVFCAPKRSAITLPGPGGIRRYEFKLNPGETVEEAEEEAFGRKLLAETGPDENEPIRRQKVYTFHARIASKWRVGRVFLAGDAAHLTPPFAGQGMNSGLRDAHNLAWKLAEALDMANPGALLDSYEKERKPHAWSMIELALKMGKVMMPDSALRGFMTRTGFRLLGLYGPARDYVAQMKYKPKPKFSDGMIRPVASGAGAGAVGRMIPQPLVNTLSREERLLDACLPDRPVVLVFDEAPDRAVDAALIEQLRSAGAEVIGLTPEWTNPVTAAFPILRDRSRFFSQQPFRDCLGHALLLRRDRYVAAIEPVGNIAGLLPVIQSLTAGATPK
- a CDS encoding IclR family transcriptional regulator, which encodes MVGIMRYMRILALFDQRNSTWTVTEISKELDTSASTLYRLIREMLAAGLLESTVESRYRLGPVFIEYYRRIKLTDPLVLSGSEFLRPLLAQIALPCATILARLYGKTVMCVAEERAFNATFETSYELGRPMPILRGATSKAVLSTLPKRQIISLISQEEPTVDAEAAYADLANIRKVAISETHGEVDTGLVGIAAPLRSADLGINASLSVIVESSNLNETTRPQIYSVLSSTARIIESFMLEQPIHVKSK
- a CDS encoding alcohol dehydrogenase catalytic domain-containing protein; protein product: MLAYRANGADVPAGLETVPVPECGPGDVLIKVKSAGLAPGVFTLLKMGMLHQAPTTIGHEGAGIVEAIGDQVRDFKVGDRVRMHPTMSCGRCKHCLTGVDQMCAQAAMVGFVAFGQNPVPEFREYHPGALAEYVRLPARYVDPLPDNVSFDVGSKVQDLANAVRCLKAASLLPDATVMIFAATGTMGTAAIKLAPFFGISRLVLVGRSSERLEKLRAITDLPVDLVATDVFEGEEDPAADLSGKVMSLLPGGADAILDFAPQGANFWPAVAGLGTNGAFVHMGGATQPFPVPLIGMLRNCWRVIATRNNSREDARMVLELLGSGRLEVDELVTHRYPLKEAETAIEAMTSRSQAMWWAVVNP
- a CDS encoding cupin domain-containing protein — translated: MIKEIFDSLPLQGPEYVLERNEDLLLTLPPHPFGGKWEADEALPVFHFDHHYEPLKFAPPRGVFEGPNLRLEWQNMNGRQPFYHRNTDAEELSFQVCGDRTLMTELGTVELRPGDFSSIPVGVAHDNFGREDVHLLIYLHGPMETTMEPAFVSEHLVPPFEGWSPANMSEATTSCLGGPHCDVSVSMAQEDLLLDAAKTRSERLEVLRPDGAPGETDWIYKTKRIWVGSTKLDSTAPRFYRRHRVADEIQCQIIGTRTLVTQRGTVTLNPGDYVSIPFGCAFGSFSDAPSQHISILTQEEAPPAAEPARFAEMNSGIRLG
- a CDS encoding fumarylacetoacetate hydrolase family protein, with translation MKLISFTRLGAAGVGALVPGGIVDLTGKLRPDVTSLKALIAADLMEAAARYTEGRSPDFTLTDAVLLPVIPDAGKILCVGLNYETHRAETKRPDAKHPTMFARYPDSQIAHGQPMIMPAISDKLDYEGELAVIIGRGGRCIPEETALSHVAGYACYNDGTIRDWQRHTHQFGPGKTFPGTGGFGPCMVTADEVGDYTKLPIQTRLNGEVMQDATLSDLIFPIERLISYISTYTPLSAGDVIVTGTPGGVGDRRDPPLYMKPGDVVEVEIGMLGTLTNPIMAESTS
- a CDS encoding TAXI family TRAP transporter solute-binding subunit → MTKNMHPGPRIDRTYRLDFIGDWGQANFHRIMSWLTQEFCDRAGPRSRTRISSVLGGGLEALTEVHEGAADLCLVTPHLLMAQALTGEGIFAELGAMPNLRALAVLPQVDRMMLAVAPEFGIESFEDLRTKKPALRFVTSTDAEGNFIGYVATRFLAAHGISRDMITEWGGEMITAHRPDECLELVRLGKADAVLQEAIMTPWWRNLVESGQMRPVPAEETPLEALTGELGMPAATIPAGYWSGYDTPVPALDFSDFIIVVRDDMPEEVAHLLTWCLVETRGAIEQQYAHIPPDRSPLSYPLQPEKMPRTALPLHPGAQRFYEEAGLLS